TGGTTCAGGAGCACAAACCCATGTTACCCGGTGTTCTGGAAGCCATCCAAACCTGCCAGGAGCTGGGCCTGAAAATTGCCCTGGCTTCATCTTCACCAATGAGTCTGATCCACGCCACGCTGGATGCGCTGTCGCTCACCGAAGCTTTCAGTGCACTGTTCTCTGCCGAGCACCTGCGTTTTGGTAAACCTCACCCGGAAGTGTATCTGAATGCAGCTGATGCACTGGGTGTTGAGCCCCATCTGTGCGTCGCATTTGAAGATTCGCTGAATGGCCTTCTGGCGGTGAAAGCGGCACGGATGAAAAGCATTGCTGTCCCGGAAGCTCAGCATCGCGATGACCTGCGCTGGTCCATTGCCGACCGAAAACTTAACTCGCTGCTCGAAGTAAATAAAGCATTAATCACCGGTCTTTAATCAGCTTCAGTGATGATTAGCATTTCTGTTTTTACCAGCAGAGATGCTAATCCATTGAATTCTCAGTTCCTCTGCTTTTTCCAGCCGCATTGAGGCTGTTTTGACTCAAAAAAATAGAGTTCACTTCACACCTTCAGACGCTTGTCCACCGCAGATTTCCGAAGTTGCCAGACACCCGCTTTCCAATCCGCAAAACTTCTCAGCAACTCAAAGTTTGCGGTTAATTCACGGCAAAAACTAATCCGGCTCGCTAGGATTAACATAACGGTTTACAAATCGATTCTCCGTGTCATTTCAGGACGAGGCGCTTCATCTCATCCTCCGGGTTCAGCGCTGAGCCGGACCCGAATGCACAGGGAAAATACCACTCTCCAGTAAGGAAGTTGGACGCAGTGTCTGTGTGCCATTTGGTGTTAGGTACATGTTAAGGAGTTTAGAATGAAGAATTACAGCGAGCAGAGTGTGATTTGTCCGCATTGCGGCCACAATATCCGCATTACGCTGGATACCAGTGCCGGCAGCCAGGAATTTTATGATGATTGTCCCGCCTGTTGTCATGCCATCCACCTGAACATGCAGGTCGATGATCTGCACAAAACAATTCATTTGTTTGTGGATGCAGACGACGAGCAAATTTTCTGAGCACACCTCCGTCGGAGTGTGCATGAAACACCGCCCTGCCTTATGGCAGGGCGAATAATTTGTGGGCCACGCATCAGCTGCGGGCGGCCATGACACGCTCTACAGTATCAACAACAGCCTGAGTCTGAGGATCAATCTCAATATTGATTGCATCCCCCGGACGCCGGGTTGCCAGATTGGTTCTGGTGAGCGTCTCCGGAATCAGATTGACATTGAAGCGTTGTGCTTCCACATCACCAATCGTCAGACTGGCACCATCAATGCCGATATAACCTTTCGTGAACACATATTTCATCAAAGACGACGGCATCGAGAACCAAATCTTGTAATTGTTTTCAGATTCAATCACCTCATCCACCGTTGCGGTTGTCATGATATGTCCCGACATACTGTGACCCCCGATTTCATCCCCGAATTTCGCCGCACGCTCGATGTTCACCCGGTCCCCTTCACGGAGCAAACCAAGATTGGTCACACGCAGGGTCTCCTGCATCAAATCAAACGACACAAGATTGCCATCGATTCGGGTAACCGTCAGACAGCAACCGTTATGTGCGACGGATGACCCAAGCTCTAAGCCATGAATGAGCTCATCCGGCAAACGAAGCACGTGTGTCTGGAAATCTTTTTTCTTTTTAATTTCAACAACTTCAAAAGTTCCCTGAACAATTCCTGTAAACATCTGTCCTCCGCATTTAAAAGCAAAAACAAGCTTTAACTCACAATTTGACCACAAAGTTAGAACAACTGTCCCAAAATTTTGTGACTCGATTGTATTGGGTCAGGCAAATACTTATCCTTACTCACCGTAATGTTTCGCAGCGGTATTACGCTTAATTTCCTGACCATGTTTAAATCGCACACCAATCACCTGGGCTTCCGAATCCAACTTACTTTAACGACAGTCATTCTTCTGAGTGCCATTGGTGTCGGCATGATTTGGTACAACAGTTCTGAACGCGCCATCACCCAGGCGATTGAAGGATTTTACCGCCAGAGCAATGACGTCGTGAAAGATCACCTGGATG
This DNA window, taken from Photobacterium sp. CCB-ST2H9, encodes the following:
- the hxpB gene encoding hexitol phosphatase HxpB, which translates into the protein MLKAAIFDMDGLLVDSEPFWQRAQVEVFSSLGVKISQQDTLETMGLRIDHIVDLWFERQPWQGPNCQEVNDLITKRVEALVQEHKPMLPGVLEAIQTCQELGLKIALASSSPMSLIHATLDALSLTEAFSALFSAEHLRFGKPHPEVYLNAADALGVEPHLCVAFEDSLNGLLAVKAARMKSIAVPEAQHRDDLRWSIADRKLNSLLEVNKALITGL
- a CDS encoding riboflavin synthase subunit alpha; the encoded protein is MFTGIVQGTFEVVEIKKKKDFQTHVLRLPDELIHGLELGSSVAHNGCCLTVTRIDGNLVSFDLMQETLRVTNLGLLREGDRVNIERAAKFGDEIGGHSMSGHIMTTATVDEVIESENNYKIWFSMPSSLMKYVFTKGYIGIDGASLTIGDVEAQRFNVNLIPETLTRTNLATRRPGDAINIEIDPQTQAVVDTVERVMAARS
- a CDS encoding CPXCG motif-containing cysteine-rich protein translates to MKNYSEQSVICPHCGHNIRITLDTSAGSQEFYDDCPACCHAIHLNMQVDDLHKTIHLFVDADDEQIF